From Ptychodera flava strain L36383 chromosome 2, AS_Pfla_20210202, whole genome shotgun sequence, the proteins below share one genomic window:
- the LOC139117292 gene encoding uncharacterized protein — protein MAKLLYSAAVLYTFINSMVIVTDSWPNTCYYNRNCYGYCCSSFNRYCCSGCNGNVENCADTRCTTSSNRYCYKCAYDRGGGKMAYEPVDDGPYRDRVCEQRCSWRQDSKFCYPGTCHGLPSTCACLNGFGGDNCLTVNTKPKIESCHGVIQRSGSGATCIFDCSDDGTVYCGVNSDRFVVDWVASYDPSLSSINRPYYVNDTGYGIVSAVLNWQLMRDNNEADGGVGVCLSEESHILNIPKSELPRRSCSHTIGMTSTVRHNDRLSLTLRTKNSGYIKINNYDQEDVVTVDDAKFYSGQITEKTTDILFDFAAPQHCIVTSSECTAGILGIINPYTRNSDVTVTWEPTDWNDVPSGIHHYDCEAYRLTSDPSGSGLLGMRTGAPHASERNIDRTVKSVQLNLPDTGVFAIIVTVTDTVGNSAKVRRFLTYDPDSVIRVDKDKPITASEGAFNAGLVWLTRSKGDITATWAGHFFNAFYRDGKFLNGIEEHDPPLGPYDESTGMPPSSRSRQAIPNDSGIVRFQFDFAESSSGRDDPENWVDIDEGKTTHTISITDDNNEFITIWMKAFDVMDNMKEERKDKALRRQNES, from the exons ATGGCGAAGCTTCTATATTCAGCAGCAGTTCTTTACACATTCATCAACTCTATGGTCATCGTGACGGATTCCTG gCCAAATACTTGTTACTACAACAGGAATTGTTACGGATACTGCTGCAGTTCTTTTAATCGGTATTGTTGCTCAG GATGTAATGGGAACGTAGAAAACTGTGCCGATACTAGATGCACGACAAGTTCAAATCGATATTGTTATAAGTGTGCCTACGATAGAGGGGGTGGGAAAATGGCTTACGAACCAGTCGATGATGGGCCGTATCGTGATCGTGTGTGTGAAC AGCGGTGCTCCTGGCGACAAGATAGTAAGTTTTGTTACCCTGGGACCTGCCATGGTCTACCCTCTACCTGTGCGTGCCTAAACGGCTTTGGGGGAGATAACTGCCTAACAG TCAACACTAAACCAAAAATAGAGAGTTGTCATGGCGTTATCCAGCGATCTGGCAGCGGTGCGACCTGTATCTTTGACTGCAGTGACGACGGTACTGTATATTGTGGAGTGAATAGTGATAGGTTTGTTGTAGACTGGGTCGCTAGTTATGATCCTTCCCTGAGTTCAATCAATAGACCCTATTACGTCAACGACACAGGTTATGGCATTGTTTCGGCTGTCTTGAACTGGCAACTTATGCGAG ACAACAATGAAGCTGACGGTGGAGTTGGTGTGTGTCTTTCGGAAGAGTCGCATATTTTGAATATCCCAAAGAGTGAATTACCGAGAAGATCCTGTAGTCACACCATTGGTATGACATCAACCGTGCGACACAATGACAG ACTTTCCCTGACGTTGAGAACAAAGAACAGTGGTTACATAAAGATCAATAATTATGACCAGGAAGATGTTGTAACCGTTGACGACGCCAAATTTTACAGCGGACAGATTACAGAAAAGACAACAGACATATTGTTCGATTTTGCAGCTCCTCAGCATTGTATCGTCACGTCTTCTGAGTGTACCGCCGGTATACTAGGTATTATTAATCCGTACACTAGAAAC AGTGACGTCACAGTAACATGGGAACCCACTGACTGGAACGACGTCCCCTCCGGTATACACCACTATGATTGTGAAGCATACCGTCTGACCTCTGACCCTTCTGGTAGCGGCCTTCTGGGTATGAGAACTGGTGCCCCTCATGCGTCCGAGCGAAATATAGATCGTACGGTGAAGAGTGTGCAATTGAATCTGCCTGATACAG gtgttttCGCCATAATTGTAACTGTGACTGACACTGTCGGGAATTCTGCCAAGGTAAGGCGGTTTCTCACATACGACCCAGACAGCGTTATCCGTGTTGACAAGGACAAACCAATCACAGCTTCTGAGGGGGCGTTTAACGCAGGACTTGTCTGGCTGACTCGGTCAAAGGGCGAC ATTACAGCTACCTGGGCGGGTCACTTCTTCAATGCGTTTTATCGCGATGGAAAATTCCTGAATGGAATTGAAGAACACGATCCACCTCTAGGTCCCTATGACGAATCCACTGGAATGCCGCCATCATCAAGATCACGTCAAGCAATACCAAATGACAGCGGTATCGTCAGGTTTCAGTTTGACTTCGCTGAGTCAAGTTCTGGCAGAGATGACCCAGAAAACTGGGTTGACATCGACGAGGGAAAG ACTACGCACACAATTTCAATTACTGATGACAACAATGAGTTCATTACTATTTGGATGAAAGCCTTCGACGTTATGGACAACATGAAAGAGGAAAGAAAAGACAAGGCTTTACGTCGACAAAACGAATCCTGA